A genomic segment from Nocardia cyriacigeorgica GUH-2 encodes:
- a CDS encoding ATP-binding protein, with protein MSAVRGEPAQWPDVDRLSSSARREQAQRPSAIGVRAAPNALLGRADDLLALEDLLRTSRVTTVLGPGGTGKTRVANELGARMARNQPVVLVELASVRADGSAEARGEVEAAIGAVLGLGDFARDPLLIRAGIKVELRQRLRDALSERPMLLILDNCEHLIDAVAEVVADLVGSCDQLTVLTTSRAPLAITAEAVYPLAPLAIDAAGSPATELFLARAKAVRPTARLNPEVVARLCHRLDGLPLAIELAAARVRTMSVEEIDARLEHRFALLRSGDRSSPERHRTLHAVIAWSWNLLDEPQQIALRRLCRFPAGFTLAAAEFVAGGPEVGDVVAAVEGLVGQSLLTVLEDDRPDPEVDLPLRYRMLETVREFGEEQLAAQSGTRSTETGHSETVTAATRTEHGDSLGSPPDEAELVAQRMCGWARAFALNAARRYHDSDQVTIVLTVAAEMDNLTAVLRLADERRDARTMYTVFPIAAMLWVMRGAHMELIAWVRRMLPMEPPPDGRGIEVDLEMLGYVYSGLHLMYMESDLRDAATVRTRARRLLRRAGELSEAARFFGRFITCPIDGWAVARLLADASRSADRDTALAALIIRANSWENHGQLRGSTRDARIAASLITDDNVWSGAMINQHLGGLAGQNARYREAVGYYEIAAEQLRRLGAYEESLEMRSFLAAALTGDGQSRRARAELEHALGLTDAGGSRLAALDDPGVRRNHRLSTVAASLAEIELAEGNRERGLWLFRRSLELVGWPGREFVPGPGVMMLCGAMLDAHTLYGHAAEMTGMAEQLADIAVERLIQFWDVPQIGAVACAVGSHRLVIEPDSAVGLELLALAPAAKARQDYPVMELARHRQLHRDTVGLDRIDRATAEVAGLRRLVAADRIMTLLKVIAARTTELGPLAR; from the coding sequence GTGTCAGCGGTGCGCGGCGAGCCGGCGCAGTGGCCTGACGTCGACCGCCTGTCATCGTCTGCCCGCCGCGAACAGGCGCAGCGACCCTCCGCGATCGGGGTACGCGCGGCACCGAACGCGCTGCTGGGCCGGGCGGACGATCTGCTCGCCTTGGAAGACCTGCTGCGAACCTCCCGCGTCACCACCGTGCTCGGCCCGGGCGGTACCGGAAAGACCCGCGTCGCCAATGAACTCGGTGCTCGGATGGCACGAAACCAGCCGGTGGTGCTGGTGGAGCTGGCTTCGGTGCGGGCCGACGGGTCCGCGGAAGCCCGGGGTGAGGTCGAGGCGGCGATCGGGGCGGTGCTCGGGCTGGGGGATTTCGCGCGGGATCCGCTGTTGATCCGGGCCGGGATCAAGGTGGAGCTGCGGCAGCGGTTGCGGGATGCGTTGTCGGAGCGGCCGATGCTGCTGATCCTGGACAACTGCGAACATCTGATCGACGCGGTGGCGGAGGTGGTCGCCGATCTGGTCGGCAGCTGCGATCAGCTGACCGTGCTCACCACCAGCCGCGCACCGCTGGCGATCACGGCCGAGGCGGTGTATCCGCTGGCGCCGCTGGCCATCGATGCCGCCGGTTCCCCGGCCACCGAATTGTTCCTGGCCAGGGCCAAGGCAGTGCGGCCGACCGCGCGGCTGAATCCGGAGGTCGTGGCGCGGCTGTGTCATCGGCTCGATGGCCTGCCACTGGCCATCGAGCTGGCTGCCGCGCGGGTGCGGACGATGAGCGTGGAGGAGATCGACGCCCGGCTCGAGCATCGTTTCGCCCTGTTGCGCAGCGGCGACCGCTCTTCGCCGGAACGCCACCGCACCCTGCACGCGGTGATCGCGTGGAGCTGGAATCTGCTCGATGAACCGCAGCAGATCGCGCTGCGTAGACTGTGCCGGTTCCCGGCCGGATTCACCCTCGCCGCGGCGGAATTCGTGGCCGGCGGCCCGGAGGTCGGCGATGTGGTGGCCGCGGTGGAGGGCCTGGTCGGGCAGTCGCTGCTGACGGTGCTCGAGGACGATCGGCCCGATCCCGAGGTCGACCTTCCGCTGCGCTACCGGATGCTCGAGACGGTCCGGGAATTCGGCGAGGAACAACTTGCCGCGCAGTCAGGCACTCGGTCGACGGAGACCGGCCATTCCGAAACCGTAACCGCCGCTACGCGGACCGAACATGGCGATTCGCTCGGCAGCCCGCCGGACGAAGCGGAGTTGGTCGCCCAGCGAATGTGCGGCTGGGCCCGCGCTTTCGCCTTGAACGCGGCCCGCCGCTACCACGATTCCGACCAGGTGACGATTGTCCTCACCGTCGCCGCCGAGATGGACAATCTCACTGCGGTACTGCGCTTGGCCGATGAGCGCCGCGACGCCCGGACGATGTACACCGTGTTCCCGATCGCCGCCATGCTGTGGGTGATGCGCGGTGCGCATATGGAACTCATCGCGTGGGTACGCCGGATGCTGCCGATGGAACCGCCGCCGGATGGCCGCGGGATCGAGGTCGACCTGGAGATGCTCGGCTACGTCTACAGCGGTCTGCATCTGATGTACATGGAAAGCGACCTGCGCGACGCGGCGACGGTGCGCACGCGGGCACGGCGGTTGCTGCGCCGGGCCGGCGAACTCAGCGAAGCCGCCCGTTTCTTCGGCAGGTTCATCACCTGCCCGATCGACGGCTGGGCCGTGGCCCGGCTGCTCGCCGACGCGTCCCGCTCGGCCGATCGCGATACCGCGCTGGCGGCGTTGATCATTCGCGCCAATTCCTGGGAGAACCACGGGCAACTGCGTGGTTCGACGCGGGACGCGCGGATCGCCGCGTCGCTGATCACCGACGACAACGTGTGGTCCGGCGCGATGATCAATCAGCACCTCGGTGGCCTGGCCGGCCAGAACGCCCGCTATCGCGAAGCCGTCGGGTACTACGAGATCGCCGCCGAGCAGCTACGCAGGCTGGGCGCCTACGAGGAGAGCTTGGAGATGCGCAGCTTCCTCGCCGCCGCGCTCACCGGGGACGGGCAGAGTCGTCGGGCGCGCGCCGAACTCGAGCACGCGCTCGGCCTCACCGACGCCGGCGGCTCCCGGCTGGCCGCCCTCGACGATCCGGGTGTGCGGCGCAATCACCGGCTGTCCACGGTCGCGGCCAGCCTGGCCGAAATCGAACTCGCCGAAGGCAATCGGGAACGTGGCCTGTGGCTGTTCCGCCGCTCGCTCGAACTGGTCGGCTGGCCGGGCCGCGAGTTCGTGCCCGGTCCCGGGGTGATGATGCTGTGCGGAGCGATGCTCGACGCGCACACCCTTTATGGACACGCCGCCGAGATGACGGGGATGGCCGAGCAACTGGCCGATATCGCCGTCGAACGGCTCATCCAGTTCTGGGATGTGCCGCAGATCGGTGCGGTGGCCTGCGCGGTGGGTTCGCATCGGCTCGTCATCGAACCGGACAGCGCCGTCGGGCTGGAGTTGCTCGCGCTGGCACCGGCCGCCAAGGCCAGACAGGACTATCCGGTCATGGAGCTGGCGCGGCATCGTCAGCTGCACCGCGACACCGTCGGCCTGGACCGCATCGATCGGGCGACGGCCGAGGTGGCGGGCTTGCGCAGGCTGGTCGCCGCCGACCGGATCATGACCCTGCTGAAGGTGATCGCGGCCCGTACGACCGAATTGGGCCCGCTCGCACGATGA
- a CDS encoding AfsR/SARP family transcriptional regulator codes for MTPADSVVVGLLGEVALRRDGALVPLPGVRARMLLAALAVTPGRSRSAQALIDDVWGEQPPRAPMNALHTQVSRLRAALPEGAVEIGPAGYRLGLTAEQVDLSAVTLLLTQARATHDHTRCLDLVAQARSLWRGEPGADLTAGPLADELATAAADRWAALDALELTAREAIGDLNGALSLARATASADPLSEPAARTLMRLLATAGHTNEALDVFATLRAALADHLGTDPGPAVAELNTAILRGDFPLRPRSRLPGTRRRRASN; via the coding sequence GTGACGCCCGCAGACTCGGTTGTGGTGGGGCTGCTGGGTGAGGTCGCGCTGCGCCGCGACGGGGCGCTGGTGCCGCTGCCCGGCGTGCGGGCCCGGATGCTGCTGGCCGCGCTCGCGGTGACGCCCGGCCGCAGCCGCAGCGCGCAAGCCTTGATCGACGACGTGTGGGGCGAGCAACCACCGCGCGCACCGATGAACGCCCTGCACACGCAGGTCTCCCGGTTGCGCGCCGCGCTGCCTGAGGGCGCTGTCGAGATCGGCCCGGCAGGCTACCGGCTGGGATTGACCGCCGAGCAGGTGGATCTCAGCGCGGTGACGCTGCTGCTCACGCAGGCCCGCGCGACGCACGATCACACCCGATGTCTCGACCTGGTGGCCCAGGCCCGGTCCCTGTGGCGCGGCGAACCAGGAGCCGACCTCACCGCAGGGCCGCTCGCTGACGAACTCGCCACGGCGGCGGCCGACCGCTGGGCCGCGCTGGACGCGCTCGAGCTCACCGCCCGCGAGGCCATCGGCGACCTGAACGGCGCGCTCAGCCTCGCCCGCGCCACCGCATCCGCCGACCCCCTCAGCGAACCGGCCGCCCGCACCCTGATGCGCCTGCTCGCCACCGCGGGCCACACCAACGAGGCCCTCGACGTCTTCGCCACCCTCCGCGCCGCCTTGGCCGACCACCTCGGCACCGACCCCGGCCCGGCCGTGGCCGAGTTGAACACCGCGATCCTCCGCGGTGACTTTCCCCTCCGGCCTCGGAGTCGACTGCCGGGCACGCGTCGTCGGCGAGCGAGCAACTGA